A portion of the Stella humosa genome contains these proteins:
- the pheA gene encoding chorismate mutase encodes MTSAAAPNLDDLRRRIDAIDDGLLDLIHQRATIVGAVAAAKRATGSAGAFRPGREAQVMRRLAARHHGPFGLATMVRLWREIMCEFTRLQGPFAVAVQFADGRPGLWDLARDHFGAETPMTPHGDARAVLAAVDGGSATVGVLPTPAGTADGAWWPQLRGAAADRARIISRLPFASPGSARGDGLDAVAVARLPSEPSGDDRSFLALDLAAPLPDAEISRLAAAAGLSIHALPAVIDAPDGPARLAEIDGYVGDDDPRLGRLREDAGQRLRGLTVLGAYAIPLSESRAG; translated from the coding sequence ATGACTTCCGCGGCCGCCCCAAACCTCGACGACCTTCGCCGGCGCATCGACGCGATCGATGACGGTCTGCTCGACCTCATCCACCAGCGCGCGACCATCGTCGGCGCGGTCGCCGCCGCCAAGCGCGCCACCGGCAGCGCCGGCGCCTTCCGGCCCGGCCGCGAGGCGCAGGTCATGCGCCGGCTGGCTGCCCGCCACCATGGCCCGTTCGGCCTGGCCACCATGGTGCGGCTTTGGCGCGAGATCATGTGCGAGTTCACGCGCCTGCAGGGCCCGTTCGCGGTCGCCGTGCAGTTCGCCGACGGCCGGCCCGGCCTGTGGGACCTGGCGCGCGACCATTTCGGCGCCGAGACGCCGATGACGCCCCATGGCGACGCCCGTGCCGTCCTGGCCGCGGTCGATGGCGGCAGCGCCACCGTCGGCGTGCTGCCGACGCCCGCCGGTACGGCCGATGGCGCCTGGTGGCCGCAGTTGCGCGGGGCCGCCGCCGACCGGGCGCGGATCATCAGCCGCCTGCCCTTCGCCAGCCCCGGCAGTGCCCGCGGTGACGGGCTGGATGCCGTGGCCGTCGCCCGCCTGCCGAGCGAGCCGTCGGGAGACGATCGCAGCTTCCTGGCGCTCGACCTGGCGGCCCCCCTGCCCGACGCCGAGATATCCCGATTGGCCGCCGCCGCCGGCCTCTCGATCCATGCCCTGCCCGCTGTCATCGACGCGCCCGACGGCCCCGCCCGCCTGGCCGAGATCGACGGCTATGTCGGCGACGACGACCCGCGCCTGGGCCGGCTGCGCGAGGACGCCGGACAGCGCCTGCGCGGGCTGACCGTGCTGGGCGCCTATGCCATCCCGCTGTCGGAGAGCCGCGCCGGCTGA
- a CDS encoding class I SAM-dependent methyltransferase: MHADVVDLRDFYRSPLGQVARRMVNRRLREIWPTVAGLSVLGLGYATPFLGRLAEEAERVVVCMPATQGVLAWPPDAPNRATIGEEGELPFPGQFFDRILIAHALEGSEQVRPMLREAWRVLAGGGRLIIVVPNRRGLWARRDMTPFGYGHPYSAGQLSRLLRDCLFTPAQTTHALFVPPFRWRVLHRSALAWERAGERWFPRFAGVVIIEATKQIYAVPPVRAAARKRERLAAPVPMRPIGARRSDTPPAEPEAP, from the coding sequence ATGCACGCCGATGTCGTCGACCTTCGCGACTTCTACCGCAGCCCGCTTGGCCAGGTGGCCCGGCGCATGGTCAACCGCCGCCTGCGCGAGATCTGGCCCACGGTAGCGGGCCTCAGCGTTCTGGGCCTGGGCTATGCCACCCCGTTCCTCGGCCGGCTGGCCGAGGAGGCCGAGCGGGTCGTCGTCTGCATGCCGGCCACCCAGGGCGTGCTGGCCTGGCCGCCCGATGCGCCCAACCGGGCCACCATCGGCGAGGAAGGCGAGCTGCCCTTCCCCGGCCAGTTCTTCGACCGCATCCTGATCGCCCACGCGCTCGAGGGCAGCGAGCAGGTGCGCCCGATGCTGCGCGAGGCGTGGCGCGTGCTGGCGGGCGGCGGGCGGCTGATCATCGTCGTGCCCAACCGCCGCGGCCTGTGGGCCCGGCGCGACATGACGCCGTTCGGCTATGGTCATCCCTATTCCGCGGGCCAGCTATCGCGCCTGCTGCGCGACTGCCTGTTCACGCCGGCCCAGACGACGCACGCGCTCTTCGTGCCGCCGTTCCGCTGGCGCGTGCTGCACCGGAGCGCGCTCGCCTGGGAACGCGCGGGCGAACGCTGGTTCCCGCGCTTCGCCGGGGTCGTCATCATCGAGGCGACCAAGCAGATCTATGCGGTACCGCCCGTGCGCGCCGCCGCGCGCAAGCGCGAGCGGCTGGCGGCCCCGGTGCCCATGCGGCCCATCGGCGCCCGGCGCAGCGACACGCCACCCGCCGAACCCGAGGCGCCCTGA